The Agromyces atrinae genome window below encodes:
- a CDS encoding C40 family peptidase — MADNHTRPVSRVKPATLFSAVAIGAVTATTIVVGNPANADEDYPTWSEVQQAKQSEAAKLAEIAKLTELLNGLRAAAEAASRESLIAAEAYRIADEAHQAAITRESSLASQADDAEKRAETSRMRAGLLAAHLARKTGDELSLELFLKGAGASEVLRGLGTATKIGEQSQAAYEQAEQDKNAAESLRGQAEKASSERARLADEARGSYDAAKSAEDAARTAVAVEEEHSATMYAQLAELKDTTAELEREYAEGERARQEAAQPPGGGNAGGGTGGGGGNSGGGSGGGGGAPAPAPAPGPAPGPPNGSAVDTALAFARAQLGKPYRLGGAGPDSWDCSGLTRAAYAAAGISIGTHSATNQFYTMENQGKLVPFDQAQPGDLVFWGGGGSYYHVALYIGGGRILEAPDWGKPVREYYIWGMGDVSPWVGRPSG, encoded by the coding sequence TTGGCTGACAACCACACCCGGCCCGTCTCGCGCGTGAAGCCGGCCACACTCTTCTCCGCGGTCGCGATCGGCGCGGTCACCGCGACGACGATCGTCGTCGGCAACCCGGCGAACGCCGATGAGGACTACCCGACGTGGAGCGAGGTGCAGCAGGCGAAGCAGAGCGAAGCCGCCAAGCTCGCCGAGATCGCGAAGCTCACCGAACTGCTGAACGGCCTGCGCGCCGCCGCCGAGGCCGCCTCACGCGAGTCGCTCATCGCCGCCGAGGCCTACCGCATCGCCGACGAGGCGCACCAGGCCGCGATCACGCGCGAGTCGAGCCTCGCGAGCCAAGCGGATGACGCGGAGAAGCGAGCCGAGACGTCGCGCATGCGTGCCGGTCTGCTGGCCGCGCACCTCGCACGCAAGACCGGTGACGAGCTCTCGCTCGAACTGTTCCTCAAGGGCGCGGGCGCGAGCGAGGTACTGCGCGGGCTCGGCACCGCCACGAAGATCGGCGAGCAGTCGCAGGCCGCCTACGAGCAGGCCGAGCAGGACAAGAACGCCGCCGAGTCGCTCCGCGGTCAGGCCGAGAAGGCGTCGAGCGAACGTGCTCGCCTCGCCGACGAGGCCCGCGGTTCGTACGACGCGGCGAAGTCGGCCGAGGATGCCGCGCGCACAGCCGTCGCGGTCGAGGAAGAGCACTCCGCGACGATGTACGCGCAGCTCGCCGAGCTCAAGGACACGACGGCCGAACTCGAGCGCGAGTACGCCGAGGGTGAGCGTGCTCGTCAGGAAGCAGCCCAGCCTCCCGGCGGCGGCAACGCCGGCGGAGGAACCGGCGGCGGCGGAGGCAACTCGGGCGGCGGCTCCGGCGGAGGCGGTGGTGCCCCCGCGCCGGCTCCTGCTCCCGGACCGGCCCCCGGCCCGCCCAACGGCAGCGCCGTCGACACGGCCCTCGCCTTCGCGCGCGCCCAGCTCGGCAAGCCCTACCGTCTCGGCGGAGCGGGCCCCGACTCGTGGGACTGCTCGGGTCTCACCCGCGCCGCCTACGCCGCGGCGGGCATCAGCATCGGAACGCACTCGGCGACGAACCAGTTCTACACGATGGAGAACCAGGGCAAGCTCGTGCCGTTCGATCAGGCCCAGCCCGGCGACCTCGTGTTCTGGGGCGGCGGCGGGAGTTACTACCACGTAGCGCTCTACATCGGCGGCGGCCGCATCCTCGAGGCGCCCGACTGGGGCAAGCCCGTGCGCGAGTACTACATCTGGGGCATGGGCGACGTGTCGCCCTGGGTCGGTCGCCCCTCGGGCTGA
- the ppa gene encoding inorganic diphosphatase — protein MGEYAAVIEIPKGSRNKYEVDHETGRVFLDRVLYTTFVYPTDYGYFENTLGLDGDPVDVLVLLDYPLFPGVGVKVRPVGVFNMTDDGGSDAKVIAVPAGDPRWNHIQDTDSIPEYTKKEIEHFFEHYKDLEPGKWVKTEGWGDAAEAERIIQAGFEAFPGH, from the coding sequence ATGGGCGAGTACGCCGCCGTCATCGAGATTCCCAAGGGAAGCCGCAACAAGTACGAGGTCGACCACGAGACCGGTCGCGTCTTCCTCGACCGCGTGCTCTACACGACGTTCGTGTACCCCACCGACTACGGCTACTTCGAGAACACGCTGGGCCTCGACGGCGACCCCGTCGACGTGCTCGTGCTGCTCGACTACCCGCTGTTCCCCGGCGTCGGCGTGAAGGTCCGCCCCGTCGGCGTCTTCAACATGACCGACGACGGCGGCAGCGACGCCAAGGTCATCGCCGTGCCCGCAGGCGACCCGCGCTGGAACCACATCCAGGACACCGACTCGATCCCCGAGTACACGAAGAAGGAGATCGAGCACTTCTTCGAGCACTACAAGGACCTCGAGCCCGGCAAGTGGGTCAAGACCGAGGGATGGGGCGACGCGGCCGAGGCCGAGCGCATCATCCAGGCCGGCTTCGAGGCGTTCCCCGGTCACTGA
- the tilS gene encoding tRNA lysidine(34) synthetase TilS produces the protein MPEKRRPRLTPAVADVRRAVREALPAAGDRSPLALVALSGGPDSLALAAATAFEASRAGWRAGAVIVDHGLQAGSETVADDAADVARELGLDPVSVRRVSVDVTGEGPEASARAARYEALTVAAREAGAEIVLLGHTLDDQAETVLLGLARGSGATSLQGMAPVSIGAGGVNLVRPLLGIRRATTHQACVDADLEPWTDPHNTDPSYSRVRVRERVLPVLEAELGPGIAEALARTAEQAREDSAAFQEQIDEFIEEICEPAEAGIAISAAALAANPAALRQRVIRFVVQSEFGVALSRSQTLDVARLVTDWRGQGPIDLPGLTAHRESGSINFTATDA, from the coding sequence ATGCCCGAGAAGCGCCGTCCCCGCTTGACTCCTGCCGTCGCAGACGTACGCCGGGCGGTGCGCGAGGCGCTTCCCGCCGCGGGCGACCGCTCGCCGCTCGCGCTCGTCGCGCTCTCGGGCGGCCCTGATTCGCTCGCCCTCGCGGCCGCGACCGCCTTCGAGGCGTCGCGGGCTGGCTGGCGCGCGGGTGCCGTCATCGTCGACCACGGTCTGCAAGCCGGCTCCGAGACGGTAGCGGATGACGCGGCCGACGTCGCTCGCGAGCTCGGCCTCGACCCCGTGAGCGTGCGCCGCGTGTCGGTCGACGTGACGGGGGAGGGGCCGGAGGCGTCGGCCCGCGCCGCACGCTACGAGGCACTCACCGTCGCGGCGCGTGAGGCGGGCGCTGAGATCGTGCTGCTCGGCCACACCCTCGACGACCAGGCCGAGACCGTGCTGCTCGGGCTCGCACGCGGCTCCGGCGCGACGAGCCTGCAGGGAATGGCGCCCGTGAGCATCGGCGCCGGGGGAGTGAACCTCGTCCGCCCGCTCCTCGGCATCCGCCGCGCCACGACCCACCAGGCGTGCGTCGACGCCGACCTCGAGCCGTGGACCGACCCCCACAACACCGACCCCTCCTACTCACGCGTGCGCGTGCGTGAGCGGGTGCTGCCCGTGCTCGAGGCCGAACTCGGCCCGGGCATCGCCGAGGCGCTCGCCCGCACGGCCGAGCAGGCACGCGAGGACTCCGCGGCCTTCCAGGAGCAGATCGACGAGTTCATCGAGGAGATCTGCGAACCCGCCGAAGCCGGCATCGCGATCTCGGCGGCGGCTCTCGCTGCGAATCCCGCGGCGCTCCGGCAGCGCGTCATCCGTTTCGTCGTCCAGAGCGAGTTCGGCGTCGCCCTCTCGCGCTCGCAGACCCTCGACGTCGCGCGCCTCGTCACCGACTGGCGAGGACAGGGCCCGATCGACCTGCCGGGGCTCACCGCCCACCGCGAGTCGGGTTCGATCAACTTCACCGCGACGGATGCCTGA
- the hpt gene encoding hypoxanthine phosphoribosyltransferase, translated as MHASDIEGDLSTVLVTEAEIHAKLAEIARRIETDYAGKDVLLVGVLKGAIMVMADLARELRLHVETDWMAVSSYGAGTKSSGVVQIRKDLDSDLTDRHVLIVEDIIDSGLTLSWLLENFASRGAASIEVCALLRKPEAAKVEIECRYVGFDIPNEFVVGYGLDYAEKYRNLRDVGVLAPHVYS; from the coding sequence ATGCATGCCAGTGACATCGAAGGTGACCTCAGTACCGTTCTCGTCACCGAGGCCGAGATCCACGCCAAACTCGCCGAGATCGCGCGCCGCATCGAGACGGACTACGCGGGCAAGGATGTGCTGCTCGTCGGAGTGCTGAAGGGCGCCATCATGGTCATGGCCGACCTCGCGCGCGAGCTCCGCCTGCACGTCGAGACCGACTGGATGGCCGTCTCGTCGTACGGCGCCGGCACGAAGTCGAGCGGTGTCGTGCAGATCCGGAAGGACCTCGACTCCGACCTCACCGACCGTCACGTGCTCATCGTCGAGGACATCATCGACTCGGGCCTCACCCTGTCGTGGCTGCTCGAGAACTTCGCCTCGCGCGGCGCCGCCTCGATCGAGGTGTGCGCCCTGCTCCGCAAGCCCGAGGCCGCCAAGGTCGAGATCGAATGCCGCTACGTCGGCTTCGACATCCCCAACGAGTTCGTCGTCGGCTACGGCCTCGACTACGCCGAGAAGTACCGCAACCTCCGCGACGTCGGCGTGCTCGCGCCTCACGTCTACTCGTAG